A single region of the Procambarus clarkii isolate CNS0578487 chromosome 59, FALCON_Pclarkii_2.0, whole genome shotgun sequence genome encodes:
- the Yip1d1 gene encoding protein YIPF5, which yields MSYGWDQQQQPYGSGWGDQGSFSYDMGQTDFGQEQQFQNFEYNNQQGQEASNPTAPYNSVGNQPSFFTPGPSIMTPGPNPESPVTDSYSLDDEPPLLEELGINPDAIVQKTLTVLNPMRRTDPTILQDTDLAGPLAFCLAFGSFLLLSGKAQFGYIYGIGMLGCVSMYGLLNMMSMSGVSLGVVVSILGYCLLPMVALAGVNVLLSLQGPVGIILTGAAILWCSISASKLFVTGLAMDHQQPLVAYPCALLYAVFALITIF from the coding sequence aTGTCATACGGTTGGGATCAACAGCAGCAGCCGTATGGTTCTGGCTGGGGAGATCAAGGAAGCTTTTCCTATGACATGGGTCAAACAGATTTTGGACAAGAGCAACAGTTTCAAAATTTTGAATACAATAATCAGCAAGGTCAAGAAGCATCTAACCCAACTGCTCCTTATAACAGTGTAGGGAATCAACCCTCATTTTTTACCCCTGGACCTTCTATCATGACACCAGGCCCAAATCCAGAATCCCCAGTCACAGATTCGTATTCTTTGGACGATGAACCACCACTGTTGGAAGAACTGGGGATCAATCCGGATGCTATTGTACAGAAAACTCTTACCGTTCTTAATCCAATGCGTCGAACCGATCCAACAATACTGCAAGACACAGACTTGGCTGGACCCTTAGCATTTTGTTTGGCTTTTGGCAGTTTTTTGTTACTCTCTGGTAAAGCTCAATTTGGATACATTTATGGTATTGGCATGTTGGGGTGTGTTTCAATGTATGGACTCTTAAACATGATGTCAATGTCAGGTGTGAGCCTGGGTGTAGTTGTAAGTATCTTAGGTTATTGTTTGTTACCCATGGTGGCTCTAGCTGGTGTAAATGTTCTTTTGTCATTACAAGGACCCGTGGGTATAATTCTTACGGGTGCCGCAATTCTTTGGTGTTCCATCTCGGCATCAAAGTTATTTGTAACAGGCTTAGCCATGGACCACCAACAACCTCTGGTTGCTTATCCGTGTGCTCTTCTTTATGCGGTATTTGCTCTCATCACCATATTCTAA
- the LOC138353692 gene encoding uncharacterized protein → MTKSGPNSSSVRLAVREGTALVALVSMPKLRHITCGVEVRQGLDHALIDDASLDLKHEACISSTKSTQDLAASLTPKDEPSITGNIDEYSIPHEDKRSILGCADEDSIVPHSEDKPSHESKPIISDCANEHSITLDCEDKPCVSDHADEHSITLDCEDKPCVSDHADEPSISNGDADELKTSGCTKKAYFICTWDEEDQDLEMECQEMEQDQEIEQDEKVEEKDKDTKKFSIQKSESLASFPVDQPKVSYEIVEGGSQRGGPLLVDSSCFSYTKKRTTRTITTWICSVRNKTIKCHASVKQHGNTFRMGKQPHIHPPESGLVTKVKMHLKVKETSKRSDNVFRSAASMAEEVAIEIATSQPNSVLPTLANVVRLANRVRKSHRPAEPIDLNFDLALHSLPQGFFKKDIRIENQRHMIFATDQQLDLLSKAHYWYIDYTFNVIYKPFHLLLSVHAFLNYENNVKQVPLAFVLMSRDERKDYKKVFRALKRVLPIVPAVKLFTADFKETIWEALDVVFPCIPVKGCAFHWSRAIWRKVQDLDLQMNFNEEKGVVQHFMKKLFALPFLPHELITDAFNQLKMKASTPQLEQLVGYVEETWINCSTWPPCTWSVFMRSTRTKNDVEGWHKRLNKRAGRRNLNFYVLISLLHMEASLVPLQARLVSEKKLTKCRRKKESSVDQKLFELWTKFIEGEITTSQLLKRAGRLVTEM, encoded by the coding sequence ATGACAAAATCAGGTCCCAACAGTTCTTCAGTGAGGTTGGCTGTCAGAGAAGGCACAGCACTTGTGGCATTAGTCTCTATGCCCAAGCTGAGACACATCACCTGTGGTGTTGAAGTTAGACAAGGCTTGGATCATGCACTTATAGATGATGCCTCCTTGGATTTAAAACATGAGGCTTGCATATCTAGCACTAAATCCACCCAAGACTTGGCTGCTTCCTTGACCCCAAAAGATGAACCTAGCATAACTGGCAATATAGATGAATATAGCATTCCCCATGAAGATAAACGCAGTATATTGGGCTGTGCAGATGAAGATAGCATCGTCCCTCACTCTGAAGATAAACCCAGCCATGAAAGTAAACCCATCATCTCGGACTGTGCAAATGAACACAGCATCACCCTTGACTGTGAAGATAAACCCTGTGTATCAGACCACGCAGATGAACACAGCATCACCCTTGACTGTGAAGATAAACCCTGTGTATCAGACCACGCAGATGAACCTAGCATCTCAAATGGTGATGCAGATGAGCTCAAAACTTCTGGTTGTACAAAAAAAGCTTACTTCATCTGCACTTGGGATGAAGAAGACCAAGATCTGGAGATGGAATGTCAAGAAATGGAACAGGACCAAGAAATAGAACAAGATGAAAAGGTGGAAGAAAAAGACAAGGATACAAAAAAATTCTCCATACAAAAATCAGAATCACTGGCTTCTTTCCCCGTTGACCAGCCAAAAGTGTCTTACGAAATTGTAGAAGGGGGCTCACAACGCGGGGGACCCCTGCTGGTAGATAGTAGTTGTTTCTCCTACACCAAGAAGCGTACAACCAGGACTATAACTACCTGGATCTGTAGTGTTAGGAACAAGACTATAAAGTGCCATGCAAGTGTCAAGCAACATGGTAATACTTTCAGAATGGGAAAACAGCCACATATCCACCCACCTGAATCGGGCCTGGTTACGAAGGTGAAAATGCACCTGAAAGTAAAGGAAACGTCTAAACGTAGTGATAATGTATTTCGGTCGGCTGCTTCTATGGCAGAAGAAGTGGCCATTGAGATTGCCACATCCCAGCCAAATTCAGTATTACCTACCTTAGCCAATGTGGTTAGGTTAGCCAACAGAGTGAGGAAAAGTCATCGCCCAGCGGAACCAATAGACCTGAACTTTGATCTagccctccactctctcccacaAGGTTTCTTTAAGAAGGACATTAGAATAGAAAATCAACGTCACATGATTTTTGCTACAGACCAACAACTTGATCTACTAAGCAAAGCCCATTACTGGTATATTGATTATACATTCAATGTAATATACAAACCATTCCACCTGCTACTAAGTGTCCATGCCTTTTTGAATTATGAAAACAATGTGAAGCAAGTACCACTAGCCTTTGTTTTAATGTCAAGAGATGAAAGGAAAGACTACAAGAAGGTATTTAGAGCCCTCAAAAGAGTCCTCCCTATAGTACCTGCTGTGAAGCTTTTCACTGCAGACTTCAAGGAAACCATATGGGAGGCTTTGGATGTAGTGTTTCCCTGCATACCAGTGAAGGGTTGTGCCTTTCACTGGTCTCGAGCCATCTGGAGAAAAGTACAGGACCTAGATTTGCAGATGAATTTCAATGAAGAGAAGGGGGTTGTACAGCATTTCATGAAGAAACTATTTGCCTTGCCATTCCTGCCACATGAGCTCATCACAGATGCCTTCAACCAGTTGAAGATGAAAGCCAGCACACCCCAACTGGAACAGCTGGTGGGTTATGTTGAGGAAACTTGGATCAACTGCTCCACCTGGCCACCCTGCACATGGAGTGTATTCATGCGCTCTACACGGACCAAAAATGATGTGGAGGGCTGGCACAAGCGCCTAAATAAGAGGGCAGGGCGACGTAACCTAAACTTTTATGTCCTCATCTCCCTATTGCACATGGAGGCATCCTTGGTTCCTTTGCAGGCCCGGTTAGTcagtgaaaaaaaattgaccaagtGTAGGAGAAAGAAAGAGAGTTCTGTAGATCAGAAATTGTTTGAACTCTGGACCAAGTTCATTGAAGGAGAGATCACAACATCCCAGTTGCTAAAACGTGCAGGACGATTGGTAACCGAAATGTAG